From Etheostoma cragini isolate CJK2018 chromosome 17, CSU_Ecrag_1.0, whole genome shotgun sequence, one genomic window encodes:
- the fgfr2 gene encoding fibroblast growth factor receptor 2 isoform X1, with amino-acid sequence MGSVSRGRWRRGIWGALAPTNGMASWAWLLAAVLLSLLTVSVARPPLTSTKEEEATLEPEEASNKYQISKPTVCSVHPGELLKLNCPLPPTGTITWTKDGSSLGTNNRTVIEQEVLQIRDATAKDSGLYTCTSVGKDTVCFIVNVTDAISSGDDEDDTERSEDTGADGKQISAPYWTSSAKMEKKLHAVPAANTVKFRCAAEGNPKPKLRWLKNGRPFRQEDRMGGYKVRTQHWTLIMESVVPSDKGNYTCLVENEFGSINHTYTLDVVERSPHRPILQAGLPANTTVHVGEDARFVCKVYSDAQPHIQWLKHITQNGSRYGTDGHPYVRVLKTAGVNTTDKEIEVLYLPNVTFEDAGEYTCLAGNSIGISFHTASLTVLPALEKSPGPISPDYVEIAIYCAGVFLIACMVGIVVVCRMRNTAKKPDFGGQPAVHKLSKQIPLRRQVTVSADSSSSMNSSTPLVRITTRRSSAHDDPIPEYDLPQDPRWEFSRDRLTLGKPLGEGCFGQVVMAEALGIDKDKPKEAVTVAVKMLKDDATEKDLSDLVSEMEMMKMIGKHKNIINLLGACTQEGPLYVIVEYASKGNLREYLRARRPPGMEYSYDIARVSDEQLTFKDLVSCTYQVARGMEYLASQKCIHRDLAARNVLVTESNFMKIADFGLARDVHNIDYYKKTTNGRLPVKWMAPEALFDRVYTHQSDVWSFGVLMWEIFTLGGSPYPGIPVEELFKLLKEGHRMDKPGNCTNELYMMMKDCWHAISSHRPTFKQLVEDLDRILTLNTNEEYLDLCAPAEQYSPSFPDTRSSCSSGDDSVFSHDPLPDEPCLPKYQHINGIVKT; translated from the exons ATGGGATCAGTGTCCAGGGGGAGGTGGAGAAGGGGGATATGGGGAGCACTTGCCCCCACTAACGGGATGGCCTCATGGGCCTGGCTGCTGGCCGCTGTCCTGCTGTCCCTGCTGACCGTCAGCGTGGCCCGGCCGCCCCTCACCTCAACCAAGGAGGAGGAGGCCACTCTGGAACCTGAAG AGGCATCGAACAAATATCAAATTTCTAAGCCCACGGTGTGCTCAGTGCACCCGGGGGAGTTGCTGAAGCTGAACTGCCCACTGCCACCGACGGGGACCATCACCTGGACCAAAGATGGCAGTTCTCTGGGCACCAACAACCGCACGGTCATAGAGCAGGAGGTGCTGCAGATCCGTGATGCCACGGCCAAGGATTCTGGCCTGTATACCTGCACCAGCGTGGGCAAAGACACGGTCTGCTTCATAGTGAATGTCACAG ATGCCATCTCGTCAGGGGATGACGAGGATGATACAGAGCGATCGGAGGACACTGGTGCGGACGGAAAACAGATAA GCGCTCCGTATTGGACCTCGTCAGCTAAGATGGAGAAGAAGCTACATGCGGTGCCAGCTGCCAACACAGTCAAGTTCCGCTGCGCTGCAGAAGGCAACCCCAAGCCTAAGCTGCGCTGGCTTAAAAACGGCCGGCCTTTCCGCCAAGAGGACCGCATGGGAGGGTATAAG GTGCGTACCCAGCACTGGACCCTGATCATGGAGAGCGTGGTGCCGTCGGACAAGGGCAACTACACCTGTCTGGTGGAGAACGAGTTTGGATCCATCAACCACACCTACACCCTGGACGTAGTGG AACGGTCCCCTCACCGGCCTATTCTCCAGGCTGGTCTCCCAGCCAACACCACTGTACACGTCGGGGAGGACGCCCGCTTCGTCTGCAAGGTCTACAGCGACGCCCAACCTCACATTCAATGGCTGAAACACATCACTCAAAACGGTAGTCGCTACGGCACCGACGGACACCCCTACGTCCGAGTTTTAAAG ACGGCAGGTGTTAACACCACAGATAAGGAGATAGAAGTTCTCTACTTGCCCAATGTAACATTTGAAGATGCTGGGGAGTATACGTGCTTGGCGGGTAATTCTATTGGGATCTCCTTTCACACTGCTTCATTGACGGTGCTTCCAG CCCTCGAGAAATCCCCAGGGCCCATTTCCCCAGACTATGTGGAGATTGCCATATACTGCGCGGGCGTCTTCCTCATCGCCTGCATGGTGGGCATCGTGGTGGTGTGCCGCATGAGGAACACCGCAAAGAAACCTGACTTTGGGGGCCAGCCTGCGGTCCACAAACTGAGCAAGCAGATCCCTCTGCGCCGCCAGGTAACA GTGTCGGCAGACTCAAGCTCTTCCATGAACTCCAGTACGCCGCTGGTACGCATCACAACACGGCGGAGCTCTGCACACGATGATCCGATCCCTGAGTACGACCTCCCCCAGGATCCACGCTGGGAGTTTTCCCGAGACAG GTTGACCCTGGGCAAGCCCTTAGGTGAAGGCTGCTTTGGCCAAGTTGTAATGGCAGAGGCCCTGGGCATCGATAAGGACAAACCCAAGGAGGCTGTAACTGTCGCTGTCAAGATGCTGAAAG ATGACGCCACTGAGAAAGACCTGTCTGACCTGGTGTCAGAGATGGaaatgatgaagatgattgGCAAACATAAGAACATCATTAATCTTTTGGGGGCCTGTACACAAGAGG GCCCCCTCTATGTGATAGTGGAGTACGCCTCCAAAGGCAACCTCAGGGAGTACCTCCGAGCCCGCCGTCCACCTGGCATGGAGTACTCCTATGACATCGCCCGTGTCTCAGACGAACAGCTTACTTTCAAAGATCTGGTCTCCTGCACTTATCAGGTGGCACGGGGCATGGAGTACCTAGCATCACAGAAG TGTATACACAGAGACCTGGCAGCCAGGAACGTCCTGGTCACAGAAAGCAACTTCATGAAGATCGCGGACTTCGGCCTGGCCAGGGACGTCCATAACATTGACTACTATAAAAAGACGACCAAT GGTCGCCTCCCGGTAAAATGGATGGCTCCAGAGGCACTGTTTGACCGGGTCTACACACACCAGAGTGATGT CTGGTCATTTGGGGTGCTGATGTGGGAGATCTTCACCCTAGGGGGCTCCCCCTACCCTGGCATCCCTGTTGAAGAGCTCTTCAAGTTGCTCAAAGAGGGACATCGCATGGACAAGCCGGGCAACTGCACCAACGAGCT gtaCATGATGATGAAAGACTGCTGGCATGCCATCTCATCCCACAGACCTACCTTCAAGCAGCTAGTAGAGGATCTGGATCGCATCCTCACCCTCAACACCAACGAG GAGTATCTGGACCTGTGTGCCCCAGCAGAACAGTATTCCCCCAGCTTCCCCGACACTCGCAGCTCCTGCTCCTCCGGTGACGACTCTGTGTTTTCCCACGATCCCTTACCGGACGAGCCCTGCCTCCCCAAGTACCAGCACATCAATGGAATCGTCAAAACATGA
- the fgfr2 gene encoding fibroblast growth factor receptor 2 isoform X3: MGSVSRGRWRRGIWGALAPTNGMASWAWLLAAVLLSLLTVSVARPPLTSTKEEEATLEPEEASNKYQISKPTVCSVHPGELLKLNCPLPPTGTITWTKDGSSLGTNNRTVIEQEVLQIRDATAKDSGLYTCTSVGKDTVCFIVNVTDAISSGDDEDDTERSEDTGADGKQISAPYWTSSAKMEKKLHAVPAANTVKFRCAAEGNPKPKLRWLKNGRPFRQEDRMGGYKVRTQHWTLIMESVVPSDKGNYTCLVENEFGSINHTYTLDVVERSPHRPILQAGLPANTTVHVGEDARFVCKVYSDAQPHIQWLKHITQNGSRYGTDGHPYVRVLKRSGINSSDVEMLTLTNVTEADAGEYTCKVSNYIGEASQSGWLTVIPALEKSPGPISPDYVEIAIYCAGVFLIACMVGIVVVCRMRNTAKKPDFGGQPAVHKLSKQIPLRRQVTVSADSSSSMNSSTPLVRITTRRSSAHDDPIPEYDLPQDPRWEFSRDRLTLGKPLGEGCFGQVVMAEALGIDKDKPKEAVTVAVKMLKDDATEKDLSDLVSEMEMMKMIGKHKNIINLLGACTQEGPLYVIVEYASKGNLREYLRARRPPGMEYSYDIARVSDEQLTFKDLVSCTYQVARGMEYLASQKCIHRDLAARNVLVTESNFMKIADFGLARDVHNIDYYKKTTNGRLPVKWMAPEALFDRVYTHQSDVWSFGVLMWEIFTLGGSPYPGIPVEELFKLLKEGHRMDKPGNCTNELYMMMKDCWHAISSHRPTFKQLVEDLDRILTLNTNEEYLDLCAPAEQYSPSFPDTRSSCSSGDDSVFSHDPLPDEPCLPKYQHINGIVKT; this comes from the exons ATGGGATCAGTGTCCAGGGGGAGGTGGAGAAGGGGGATATGGGGAGCACTTGCCCCCACTAACGGGATGGCCTCATGGGCCTGGCTGCTGGCCGCTGTCCTGCTGTCCCTGCTGACCGTCAGCGTGGCCCGGCCGCCCCTCACCTCAACCAAGGAGGAGGAGGCCACTCTGGAACCTGAAG AGGCATCGAACAAATATCAAATTTCTAAGCCCACGGTGTGCTCAGTGCACCCGGGGGAGTTGCTGAAGCTGAACTGCCCACTGCCACCGACGGGGACCATCACCTGGACCAAAGATGGCAGTTCTCTGGGCACCAACAACCGCACGGTCATAGAGCAGGAGGTGCTGCAGATCCGTGATGCCACGGCCAAGGATTCTGGCCTGTATACCTGCACCAGCGTGGGCAAAGACACGGTCTGCTTCATAGTGAATGTCACAG ATGCCATCTCGTCAGGGGATGACGAGGATGATACAGAGCGATCGGAGGACACTGGTGCGGACGGAAAACAGATAA GCGCTCCGTATTGGACCTCGTCAGCTAAGATGGAGAAGAAGCTACATGCGGTGCCAGCTGCCAACACAGTCAAGTTCCGCTGCGCTGCAGAAGGCAACCCCAAGCCTAAGCTGCGCTGGCTTAAAAACGGCCGGCCTTTCCGCCAAGAGGACCGCATGGGAGGGTATAAG GTGCGTACCCAGCACTGGACCCTGATCATGGAGAGCGTGGTGCCGTCGGACAAGGGCAACTACACCTGTCTGGTGGAGAACGAGTTTGGATCCATCAACCACACCTACACCCTGGACGTAGTGG AACGGTCCCCTCACCGGCCTATTCTCCAGGCTGGTCTCCCAGCCAACACCACTGTACACGTCGGGGAGGACGCCCGCTTCGTCTGCAAGGTCTACAGCGACGCCCAACCTCACATTCAATGGCTGAAACACATCACTCAAAACGGTAGTCGCTACGGCACCGACGGACACCCCTACGTCCGAGTTTTAAAG CGTTCAGGCATTAACAGCTCAGACGTGGAGATGCTCACCCTCACCAACGTGACAGAGGCTGATGCTGGAGAGTATACCTGTAAAGTCTCCAATTATATAGGCGAGGCGAGCCAGTCGGGCTGGCTGACTGTCATCCCAG CCCTCGAGAAATCCCCAGGGCCCATTTCCCCAGACTATGTGGAGATTGCCATATACTGCGCGGGCGTCTTCCTCATCGCCTGCATGGTGGGCATCGTGGTGGTGTGCCGCATGAGGAACACCGCAAAGAAACCTGACTTTGGGGGCCAGCCTGCGGTCCACAAACTGAGCAAGCAGATCCCTCTGCGCCGCCAGGTAACA GTGTCGGCAGACTCAAGCTCTTCCATGAACTCCAGTACGCCGCTGGTACGCATCACAACACGGCGGAGCTCTGCACACGATGATCCGATCCCTGAGTACGACCTCCCCCAGGATCCACGCTGGGAGTTTTCCCGAGACAG GTTGACCCTGGGCAAGCCCTTAGGTGAAGGCTGCTTTGGCCAAGTTGTAATGGCAGAGGCCCTGGGCATCGATAAGGACAAACCCAAGGAGGCTGTAACTGTCGCTGTCAAGATGCTGAAAG ATGACGCCACTGAGAAAGACCTGTCTGACCTGGTGTCAGAGATGGaaatgatgaagatgattgGCAAACATAAGAACATCATTAATCTTTTGGGGGCCTGTACACAAGAGG GCCCCCTCTATGTGATAGTGGAGTACGCCTCCAAAGGCAACCTCAGGGAGTACCTCCGAGCCCGCCGTCCACCTGGCATGGAGTACTCCTATGACATCGCCCGTGTCTCAGACGAACAGCTTACTTTCAAAGATCTGGTCTCCTGCACTTATCAGGTGGCACGGGGCATGGAGTACCTAGCATCACAGAAG TGTATACACAGAGACCTGGCAGCCAGGAACGTCCTGGTCACAGAAAGCAACTTCATGAAGATCGCGGACTTCGGCCTGGCCAGGGACGTCCATAACATTGACTACTATAAAAAGACGACCAAT GGTCGCCTCCCGGTAAAATGGATGGCTCCAGAGGCACTGTTTGACCGGGTCTACACACACCAGAGTGATGT CTGGTCATTTGGGGTGCTGATGTGGGAGATCTTCACCCTAGGGGGCTCCCCCTACCCTGGCATCCCTGTTGAAGAGCTCTTCAAGTTGCTCAAAGAGGGACATCGCATGGACAAGCCGGGCAACTGCACCAACGAGCT gtaCATGATGATGAAAGACTGCTGGCATGCCATCTCATCCCACAGACCTACCTTCAAGCAGCTAGTAGAGGATCTGGATCGCATCCTCACCCTCAACACCAACGAG GAGTATCTGGACCTGTGTGCCCCAGCAGAACAGTATTCCCCCAGCTTCCCCGACACTCGCAGCTCCTGCTCCTCCGGTGACGACTCTGTGTTTTCCCACGATCCCTTACCGGACGAGCCCTGCCTCCCCAAGTACCAGCACATCAATGGAATCGTCAAAACATGA
- the fgfr2 gene encoding fibroblast growth factor receptor 2 isoform X6, producing MGSVSRGRWRRGIWGALAPTNGMASWAWLLAAVLLSLLTVSVARPPLTSTKEEEATLEPEGAPYWTSSAKMEKKLHAVPAANTVKFRCAAEGNPKPKLRWLKNGRPFRQEDRMGGYKVRTQHWTLIMESVVPSDKGNYTCLVENEFGSINHTYTLDVVERSPHRPILQAGLPANTTVHVGEDARFVCKVYSDAQPHIQWLKHITQNGSRYGTDGHPYVRVLKTAGVNTTDKEIEVLYLPNVTFEDAGEYTCLAGNSIGISFHTASLTVLPALEKSPGPISPDYVEIAIYCAGVFLIACMVGIVVVCRMRNTAKKPDFGGQPAVHKLSKQIPLRRQVTVSADSSSSMNSSTPLVRITTRRSSAHDDPIPEYDLPQDPRWEFSRDRLTLGKPLGEGCFGQVVMAEALGIDKDKPKEAVTVAVKMLKDDATEKDLSDLVSEMEMMKMIGKHKNIINLLGACTQEGPLYVIVEYASKGNLREYLRARRPPGMEYSYDIARVSDEQLTFKDLVSCTYQVARGMEYLASQKCIHRDLAARNVLVTESNFMKIADFGLARDVHNIDYYKKTTNGRLPVKWMAPEALFDRVYTHQSDVWSFGVLMWEIFTLGGSPYPGIPVEELFKLLKEGHRMDKPGNCTNELYMMMKDCWHAISSHRPTFKQLVEDLDRILTLNTNEEYLDLCAPAEQYSPSFPDTRSSCSSGDDSVFSHDPLPDEPCLPKYQHINGIVKT from the exons ATGGGATCAGTGTCCAGGGGGAGGTGGAGAAGGGGGATATGGGGAGCACTTGCCCCCACTAACGGGATGGCCTCATGGGCCTGGCTGCTGGCCGCTGTCCTGCTGTCCCTGCTGACCGTCAGCGTGGCCCGGCCGCCCCTCACCTCAACCAAGGAGGAGGAGGCCACTCTGGAACCTGAAG GCGCTCCGTATTGGACCTCGTCAGCTAAGATGGAGAAGAAGCTACATGCGGTGCCAGCTGCCAACACAGTCAAGTTCCGCTGCGCTGCAGAAGGCAACCCCAAGCCTAAGCTGCGCTGGCTTAAAAACGGCCGGCCTTTCCGCCAAGAGGACCGCATGGGAGGGTATAAG GTGCGTACCCAGCACTGGACCCTGATCATGGAGAGCGTGGTGCCGTCGGACAAGGGCAACTACACCTGTCTGGTGGAGAACGAGTTTGGATCCATCAACCACACCTACACCCTGGACGTAGTGG AACGGTCCCCTCACCGGCCTATTCTCCAGGCTGGTCTCCCAGCCAACACCACTGTACACGTCGGGGAGGACGCCCGCTTCGTCTGCAAGGTCTACAGCGACGCCCAACCTCACATTCAATGGCTGAAACACATCACTCAAAACGGTAGTCGCTACGGCACCGACGGACACCCCTACGTCCGAGTTTTAAAG ACGGCAGGTGTTAACACCACAGATAAGGAGATAGAAGTTCTCTACTTGCCCAATGTAACATTTGAAGATGCTGGGGAGTATACGTGCTTGGCGGGTAATTCTATTGGGATCTCCTTTCACACTGCTTCATTGACGGTGCTTCCAG CCCTCGAGAAATCCCCAGGGCCCATTTCCCCAGACTATGTGGAGATTGCCATATACTGCGCGGGCGTCTTCCTCATCGCCTGCATGGTGGGCATCGTGGTGGTGTGCCGCATGAGGAACACCGCAAAGAAACCTGACTTTGGGGGCCAGCCTGCGGTCCACAAACTGAGCAAGCAGATCCCTCTGCGCCGCCAGGTAACA GTGTCGGCAGACTCAAGCTCTTCCATGAACTCCAGTACGCCGCTGGTACGCATCACAACACGGCGGAGCTCTGCACACGATGATCCGATCCCTGAGTACGACCTCCCCCAGGATCCACGCTGGGAGTTTTCCCGAGACAG GTTGACCCTGGGCAAGCCCTTAGGTGAAGGCTGCTTTGGCCAAGTTGTAATGGCAGAGGCCCTGGGCATCGATAAGGACAAACCCAAGGAGGCTGTAACTGTCGCTGTCAAGATGCTGAAAG ATGACGCCACTGAGAAAGACCTGTCTGACCTGGTGTCAGAGATGGaaatgatgaagatgattgGCAAACATAAGAACATCATTAATCTTTTGGGGGCCTGTACACAAGAGG GCCCCCTCTATGTGATAGTGGAGTACGCCTCCAAAGGCAACCTCAGGGAGTACCTCCGAGCCCGCCGTCCACCTGGCATGGAGTACTCCTATGACATCGCCCGTGTCTCAGACGAACAGCTTACTTTCAAAGATCTGGTCTCCTGCACTTATCAGGTGGCACGGGGCATGGAGTACCTAGCATCACAGAAG TGTATACACAGAGACCTGGCAGCCAGGAACGTCCTGGTCACAGAAAGCAACTTCATGAAGATCGCGGACTTCGGCCTGGCCAGGGACGTCCATAACATTGACTACTATAAAAAGACGACCAAT GGTCGCCTCCCGGTAAAATGGATGGCTCCAGAGGCACTGTTTGACCGGGTCTACACACACCAGAGTGATGT CTGGTCATTTGGGGTGCTGATGTGGGAGATCTTCACCCTAGGGGGCTCCCCCTACCCTGGCATCCCTGTTGAAGAGCTCTTCAAGTTGCTCAAAGAGGGACATCGCATGGACAAGCCGGGCAACTGCACCAACGAGCT gtaCATGATGATGAAAGACTGCTGGCATGCCATCTCATCCCACAGACCTACCTTCAAGCAGCTAGTAGAGGATCTGGATCGCATCCTCACCCTCAACACCAACGAG GAGTATCTGGACCTGTGTGCCCCAGCAGAACAGTATTCCCCCAGCTTCCCCGACACTCGCAGCTCCTGCTCCTCCGGTGACGACTCTGTGTTTTCCCACGATCCCTTACCGGACGAGCCCTGCCTCCCCAAGTACCAGCACATCAATGGAATCGTCAAAACATGA
- the fgfr2 gene encoding fibroblast growth factor receptor 2 isoform X2, protein MGSVSRGRWRRGIWGALAPTNGMASWAWLLAAVLLSLLTVSVARPPLTSTKEEEATLEPEEASNKYQISKPTVCSVHPGELLKLNCPLPPTGTITWTKDGSSLGTNNRTVIEQEVLQIRDATAKDSGLYTCTSVGKDTVCFIVNVTDAISSGDDEDDTERSEDTGADGKQISAPYWTSSAKMEKKLHAVPAANTVKFRCAAEGNPKPKLRWLKNGRPFRQEDRMGGYKVRTQHWTLIMESVVPSDKGNYTCLVENEFGSINHTYTLDVVERSPHRPILQAGLPANTTVHVGEDARFVCKVYSDAQPHIQWLKHITQNGSRYGTDGHPYVRVLKTAGVNTTDKEIEVLYLPNVTFEDAGEYTCLAGNSIGISFHTASLTVLPALEKSPGPISPDYVEIAIYCAGVFLIACMVGIVVVCRMRNTAKKPDFGGQPAVHKLSKQIPLRRQVSADSSSSMNSSTPLVRITTRRSSAHDDPIPEYDLPQDPRWEFSRDRLTLGKPLGEGCFGQVVMAEALGIDKDKPKEAVTVAVKMLKDDATEKDLSDLVSEMEMMKMIGKHKNIINLLGACTQEGPLYVIVEYASKGNLREYLRARRPPGMEYSYDIARVSDEQLTFKDLVSCTYQVARGMEYLASQKCIHRDLAARNVLVTESNFMKIADFGLARDVHNIDYYKKTTNGRLPVKWMAPEALFDRVYTHQSDVWSFGVLMWEIFTLGGSPYPGIPVEELFKLLKEGHRMDKPGNCTNELYMMMKDCWHAISSHRPTFKQLVEDLDRILTLNTNEEYLDLCAPAEQYSPSFPDTRSSCSSGDDSVFSHDPLPDEPCLPKYQHINGIVKT, encoded by the exons ATGGGATCAGTGTCCAGGGGGAGGTGGAGAAGGGGGATATGGGGAGCACTTGCCCCCACTAACGGGATGGCCTCATGGGCCTGGCTGCTGGCCGCTGTCCTGCTGTCCCTGCTGACCGTCAGCGTGGCCCGGCCGCCCCTCACCTCAACCAAGGAGGAGGAGGCCACTCTGGAACCTGAAG AGGCATCGAACAAATATCAAATTTCTAAGCCCACGGTGTGCTCAGTGCACCCGGGGGAGTTGCTGAAGCTGAACTGCCCACTGCCACCGACGGGGACCATCACCTGGACCAAAGATGGCAGTTCTCTGGGCACCAACAACCGCACGGTCATAGAGCAGGAGGTGCTGCAGATCCGTGATGCCACGGCCAAGGATTCTGGCCTGTATACCTGCACCAGCGTGGGCAAAGACACGGTCTGCTTCATAGTGAATGTCACAG ATGCCATCTCGTCAGGGGATGACGAGGATGATACAGAGCGATCGGAGGACACTGGTGCGGACGGAAAACAGATAA GCGCTCCGTATTGGACCTCGTCAGCTAAGATGGAGAAGAAGCTACATGCGGTGCCAGCTGCCAACACAGTCAAGTTCCGCTGCGCTGCAGAAGGCAACCCCAAGCCTAAGCTGCGCTGGCTTAAAAACGGCCGGCCTTTCCGCCAAGAGGACCGCATGGGAGGGTATAAG GTGCGTACCCAGCACTGGACCCTGATCATGGAGAGCGTGGTGCCGTCGGACAAGGGCAACTACACCTGTCTGGTGGAGAACGAGTTTGGATCCATCAACCACACCTACACCCTGGACGTAGTGG AACGGTCCCCTCACCGGCCTATTCTCCAGGCTGGTCTCCCAGCCAACACCACTGTACACGTCGGGGAGGACGCCCGCTTCGTCTGCAAGGTCTACAGCGACGCCCAACCTCACATTCAATGGCTGAAACACATCACTCAAAACGGTAGTCGCTACGGCACCGACGGACACCCCTACGTCCGAGTTTTAAAG ACGGCAGGTGTTAACACCACAGATAAGGAGATAGAAGTTCTCTACTTGCCCAATGTAACATTTGAAGATGCTGGGGAGTATACGTGCTTGGCGGGTAATTCTATTGGGATCTCCTTTCACACTGCTTCATTGACGGTGCTTCCAG CCCTCGAGAAATCCCCAGGGCCCATTTCCCCAGACTATGTGGAGATTGCCATATACTGCGCGGGCGTCTTCCTCATCGCCTGCATGGTGGGCATCGTGGTGGTGTGCCGCATGAGGAACACCGCAAAGAAACCTGACTTTGGGGGCCAGCCTGCGGTCCACAAACTGAGCAAGCAGATCCCTCTGCGCCGCCAG GTGTCGGCAGACTCAAGCTCTTCCATGAACTCCAGTACGCCGCTGGTACGCATCACAACACGGCGGAGCTCTGCACACGATGATCCGATCCCTGAGTACGACCTCCCCCAGGATCCACGCTGGGAGTTTTCCCGAGACAG GTTGACCCTGGGCAAGCCCTTAGGTGAAGGCTGCTTTGGCCAAGTTGTAATGGCAGAGGCCCTGGGCATCGATAAGGACAAACCCAAGGAGGCTGTAACTGTCGCTGTCAAGATGCTGAAAG ATGACGCCACTGAGAAAGACCTGTCTGACCTGGTGTCAGAGATGGaaatgatgaagatgattgGCAAACATAAGAACATCATTAATCTTTTGGGGGCCTGTACACAAGAGG GCCCCCTCTATGTGATAGTGGAGTACGCCTCCAAAGGCAACCTCAGGGAGTACCTCCGAGCCCGCCGTCCACCTGGCATGGAGTACTCCTATGACATCGCCCGTGTCTCAGACGAACAGCTTACTTTCAAAGATCTGGTCTCCTGCACTTATCAGGTGGCACGGGGCATGGAGTACCTAGCATCACAGAAG TGTATACACAGAGACCTGGCAGCCAGGAACGTCCTGGTCACAGAAAGCAACTTCATGAAGATCGCGGACTTCGGCCTGGCCAGGGACGTCCATAACATTGACTACTATAAAAAGACGACCAAT GGTCGCCTCCCGGTAAAATGGATGGCTCCAGAGGCACTGTTTGACCGGGTCTACACACACCAGAGTGATGT CTGGTCATTTGGGGTGCTGATGTGGGAGATCTTCACCCTAGGGGGCTCCCCCTACCCTGGCATCCCTGTTGAAGAGCTCTTCAAGTTGCTCAAAGAGGGACATCGCATGGACAAGCCGGGCAACTGCACCAACGAGCT gtaCATGATGATGAAAGACTGCTGGCATGCCATCTCATCCCACAGACCTACCTTCAAGCAGCTAGTAGAGGATCTGGATCGCATCCTCACCCTCAACACCAACGAG GAGTATCTGGACCTGTGTGCCCCAGCAGAACAGTATTCCCCCAGCTTCCCCGACACTCGCAGCTCCTGCTCCTCCGGTGACGACTCTGTGTTTTCCCACGATCCCTTACCGGACGAGCCCTGCCTCCCCAAGTACCAGCACATCAATGGAATCGTCAAAACATGA